One genomic segment of Mytilus trossulus isolate FHL-02 chromosome 4, PNRI_Mtr1.1.1.hap1, whole genome shotgun sequence includes these proteins:
- the LOC134715187 gene encoding RAD52 motif-containing protein 1-like, giving the protein MSCTPCSVEIIDFKRPEGNRKNLYVNSIPGSSAEDVQEYLYSVFSLYGLIHGIQIYPYSTSNQSEQVAGYYAFVTYYSVIAAHSAKESLSNKITIAGTECKIAYAKRKKDTQTISTLQFAKCQELANYYLGFNGWSTTIKLLTEDNEEDSSGSDLRKVRYVCVTRIDITGHQLNSEGMGAWEETYIVQDPTSKAKAICKSKKLAYQRSLENAFSKVILIVLPNGKVTVEVDTTQADPVILTEKQLDDTNLLKVNELDQLPDEESDDLKEEVDEDADAINLHILHELEEM; this is encoded by the exons ATGTCATGTACTCCATGTAGTGTTGAGATAATTGATTTCAAGAGACCAGAAGGCAACAGAAAGAATCTATATGTTAACAGCATACCTGGCAGTTCAGCAGAAGATGTTCAG gaatATCTGTACTCAGTGTTTTCTTTATATGGATTGATACATGGAATACAAATATATCCTTATTCTACATCCAACCAGTCTGAACAAGTAGCTGGATACTATGCCTTTGTGACGTATTATTCTGTAATAGCAGCACATTCTGCCAAGGAAAGTTTATCTAACAAGATAACGATTGCAGGCACAGAATGCAAG ATAGCTTATGCCAAAAGGAAGAAAGATACACAAACTATATCTACACTGCAGTTTGCTAAGTGTCAAGAGTTGGCAAATTACTACTTAGGCTTCAATGGCTGGTCCACGACTATTAAACTG TTAACTGAAGACAACGAGGAAGACAGTAGCGGTAGTGATCTTCGTAAAGTTCGATATGTTTGTGTGACAAGAATTGACATCACTGGTCACCAACTTAATTCTGAAGGCATGGGAGCATGGGAAGAAACATATATAGTACAAG ACCCTACAAGCAAAGCCAAGGCTATTTGTAAAAGTAAGAAGCTAGCATATCAGAGATCCCTAGAAAATGCTTTTTCGAAAGTAATTCTGATTGTATTGCCTAACGGTAAAGTTACAGTGGAAGTTGATACCACTCAAGCAGATCCTGTTATTCTAACAGAAAAACAGTTGGATGACACCAATCTTTTAAAG GTAAATGAACTAGACCAACTCCCAGATGAAGAAAGTGATGATTTAAAGGAAGAAGTTGATGAAGACGCTGATGCAATAAACCTTCATATATTACATGAATTAGAGGAAATGTAG